Within Thermoplasmata archaeon, the genomic segment ACCGCCGAGACCGAGCGTAGTGTGGAGCATGTCTATAGTAGCATATGCCCATGACATGTTCAGCATCAGGCAACTGACGATATGGTCGGGTGCATCCTTGAAGTCCTCGTATGTTTCCTTGGCCTCCATTGCACCGACGACGAACGAGTTCACCGCCCTGTCGGACATGGGGACCGGTTTATGGATCCCGCTGACCGTTCCTGTCGTATGAAGGATGACTGAAGCATCGGTAGATCCATCTTTGCCATAAGAGATCGGAGAAGCCTCGTACTCCTGAAGAAGGTCGTCCATCACAAGGCCGCCCTCGAATTCCCTGAACATGGATGTGTTCAGCTTGCGTGCTATCTCCAACGGAGGGATGGCGTATTCCCCTCCCATGGGGCTTCCCAATACGATGATGTTGCGCAGCCCCAGCTCATCCTTGTCGCGGAGAAGCTTCTTCATGACGTTGGGGAAGGCGAACAGCTCGGATACCACAAGGTCTGTGACCTTCTCCTTCTTGATCATGTTGCGTACGTTCTCATCGTCGTACATGTCGAAATGGAACAGGAGCGATACGGAAGCACCGGTCATGTTCAGACCGTACAGCGCGAAGATCGTCTCCGTCAACATCGTTCCGACCAACATCACACGGGAATGGTTTTTATCGGTGATGTCCAAAGCGGAGAAGGCCTCCGCGTAGTGCTCCCAATTGCGGAACATCTGACGGTACGTATACTTCCTATAACCGTCCCTGATGGCCACGGTGTCAAGACGTTCATCGCTGTAAGAATTCAATTCCTTGATGAAGGACCAGCATTTCTGATCTGCTATCTTTCCGTTTTCGATGCGGGCTTTCACCTTCTCGAGTCTTTTCTTTTCGGCTGCATTCATTCTATGAACCTTTGATTTCTTGAATTGGGATGAATTTGGTTTAGCACGCTAAGTGAGCGCTTTGGAGCCCCTTACGAAGTAAGGACGTATACGCCAATTTTAAATTATAAAGATTTTCGACCATTGTCGGATAAAGTAACATCCGAGCAATGTAGGAACCGATCAGTTTTCAATGGTCCTGAGAAATGAATTTGCAGACAGCCTCATCCGAGAAACTCATCACCCATCTCGAAGACCGTCCTCGGTTCTCCTGCCATGTCGGATCCGTTCCTCCGACTGCAGACTTTTCCCTTCTAGAACTATCGGCTCGATGTTTGAAAAAATTGACCTGTTGTCGGGAAACTATAAACGAGTTAGACCGATACACCACAGAGACATTATTGCGAGGGAATCTTTTGACCACAAAAAAGAGCAATATAACGAAGCGCATCGAAAGCGGAGAGATCGCGGATCAGCCATGCTGGTCCTTCATCAAGGAAATGAACTCTGTCTCCAAAGAACGCCTCGACAACGTGGCGCTGACGGACGGCTACAGACAGTATACGTACAGGCAGATGTTCCGCGCTTGGGAGAGGTATGCAGAGGCATTCTCGGGACTCGGCCTTACCGGCGAGAACCGTTCCCGTGTAGGGATCATCAGCGTGCCTCTTCCTGAGACCATCTTCGCATTGTACGGTCTGAACATGACCGGGGCTAGCGTCTCCCTGATCTACCATCTCGACCTATACGATGAGAAGCAGATATACAGTATGATCGAGAGGGAGAAGATAACCGATCTGATAATCTCTGAGGTCTTTGCATTCCCTAATGTGATGAAACGTCTCCTCGAGGACAAGGAGAGACTGGGCATCGAAAACATCATCCTATTGCCCAGCCCAATGGGAGGAGAATACGCCATCCCTGCGTTCGAAATGGTCAGGAAACTGAACAAGACCCTGTGCGGCGAACTTTCGGACATCATCTTGATGGAAGACCTTCTGGAGAAGTACGAGGCATACCCCATATCAAACTCCAAGAAGGCCGGCCCGATCATCCTCCACACCACCGGAACCGTCAGCGGTATGCACAAACCAGTGCCCCTTTCCAACAAGGCCATAAACACCGTGGTGTTAAGCATAAGGCAGGCCAGGTTGGAACACGATGATTTCAAGGTGATCCCGGAGCATGTCGTCACCACCGTCCCCTTCTACCTGAGCTGGGCGTATTTCATGATCGACTCACTGCACACAGCGCTGAGCTGGGGTGCGGAGATCATATGTCTGCCCATGGCATCTATGAATCCCCATTACTCGGAAGCGATCGAGCGTTACAAGGTCAATGTGCTGTTCACCGGGATGATCCTGTTCGACACATGGAACAAGTTCAGGCCGAAGATGGACCTCTCCGAACTGAAACTGGTGATCATGGGCGGCACATACATCTCACCCGAGTACAAGAAGGAGCTCAACGCCTATCTGAGATCATGCGGTTCCGAAGCGCGCTTCATCAACGGTTACGGACTCTCGGAACTCGGAGGAGCGTGCATCGTCTGCCCCTCGTCAAGGGAGGACGATGCCATCGGATATCTGCTGCCTGGATTCAAGGCCAAGATCTACGTCGAGGATGAGAAGCGCTACTACGATGTATCCGACGGCCCGCGCACAGGAGTCCTCTTGCTCAGTTCACCGACAATGAGCGACGGCAAACTGGACAACACCATGTTCTTCGACCTTGAGAAAGTGGACGGGGAGATGTACTTCAACTCGCACGATCTGGTAAAAGTCGCCGAGGACGGATGCATGACCTGCATCGGCAGATCCAACAACTACTTCGTCAACAACGCCGGGATACGCTTCGATGCCGGATTGGTGGAGACGGCTGTCACGAAGCAGCCCGGGATAAGGTTCTGCGCTCTCGCACCGGAATTCCACAAGGTCCTGCACGATAACATCCCCATCCTCTACGTGGAGATGAAGGATCAAGACGGAGATAGACTCACCACCCTGCGCGACGCGCTGGTCCAGGTATTCATAAAGGACGAGCTTATTTCGAACACCAACCTCCCCAGCCAAGTCGTGTTCTTGGATAAAATGCCCCTGAATTCCAACGGAAAGGTTGATGCCAAGATGCTCAAATCGGGATTGGTTACGGGAGTCCGCTACTCCATCAAACCCGCCTATGTCGATGACCTGTTGGTGGACATAGTTCTGGTCCCGGCGGCGGAAGGCGAATTCGCCACGGTGGGAGCCGGAGTACCTCAGGAACTCGAGGAGGATTCCTACAAGATCCTGGCGGAATTCTTCGCTGCGATACCGGAAATGAAGGAAGGAGGAATGCTGAAGGCGCTGAACATCCCCGGACTCAGAGAGCTCATCATGAAGCTGACCGATTTCGACGTCGATAACATCCCGCAGAGCCTATGGAATCTGGCACCGAAGCTTTTCAAAATGGTCTACATGGATCATCTGATGCCATTGATGAAAGAGATCAACCAATTAGAGGATGCGATTTCCAGTTCCGGTATGATGAGCCCGCCTATGATGCCCCCCATGCCTTTCATGCCGCTCCCCGGATTCGGTCCGAAGATGCCTGATTTCAACGCTGACATGGAGAACCTCTGGAATCCGATCATCAAGATGCAGAAACCTCCCATGATGCCGGGCTTCCCGCCATTCCCATTCTTCCCCATGCCGATGGGGCCGACAGTTACGAAGGAGGATGACGATGCAGAAAAGAAAGCGAAGAAATCTTCCGCCAAGAAAGCTGCCAAACCCAAACCGAAGGCCACCGTCGATGGCAAAACTAAGAAAGCCAAGAAAGCGTGAAAACGATTCTGCAAGGATCGAACAGGATTCCCTTAACGGGGGGTCAAACCCCCCATGAAACATCCTTCTCTACCAATCAGTTAGCGACCGTCTCCGTACGTGCCTCTCCGCCTATAACGACGATCGGCAATTCTATATCGGCTCTAGATTCGGTTCTATCATCGGGGACTAAGGAGATTGGTTCCAACGGTTGTCTCATCCTAGAAGATTCTCGCCCATCGCGAAGGCCGTCCTCAGTTCTCCGGGGAACACCTTCTCCCTCCTCTCGATCCTCTGTTCGGCATCGAAGAAGGTCCAGTCGAACTTGCTGTAATCCTTCACCTGAAGGGTCTCTCCCACGACAAGAACCTTCGTAGGACCTATGAATGAATCCAATGTCGACCTGTACTTCTCCAGCATCTCATCGTAGAAGCCTGAGGGAGCATTGGACGTCATGATCAGGAGCACGGGGATCCTGCGTGTGTTGCAGCAAGGGTGCTCCTTGTTGTAAGTGAGGTAGGGGAAGACCAGCCTCTCGTAGAATGTCTTGAACTGTGCGCACAGGTCTCCGAAGTAGTTGGGCGCACCTATGATGAGACCGTCAGCTTCCCTTATCGAATCCAAAACAGGCTTGAGTCCATCCTTAACGACGCATTCGCCCTCATGTGCCTTCCTCTTGCATCCGAAGCACGAGATGCATCCGGTATAGCTGTCCAGTTTGTAGAGGTCGAACTTATCGACCGCCGCACCTTTGGATTCGGCACCCTTGGCAGCCTCGTTGATGAGCATATCCGTATTCCAACCCGAACGCGGGCTCCCGTTGACAGCGACTACCTTTCTGGACATGCATGATTGTAAAGAATGTCGGAATAAATCCGTTTCTTAAGTTCCGCATATGCAGAACCCTTTCACATAGGTCGTGACATCCAATATAAGTATGGAAGCAATGATACCAATCCCATGTCTAACAAGTTCTACAGGATGCTGTCGGCCCTCATAGCAATCATATTCGGCATAGTATGGATATACTTGGCCAACGACTCGGGCGCCCCGTGGTTCTTCTCACTCTTCGGAGTGGTGTTCATAGGCATAGCAGCCTTCATCTTCGTGAAGGCACTGCTGTCGTAATCTCCATTGGAAATCGACGATCATCGATTCCTTGATGAAAATCAGGGCCTGAGGCCCTGAGATGAATGGTATCGGATCACTTCTCGAGAAGACTGGACCCGATCAGCTTCCAGGAAGAATAACTTGATTGGACAAGACGGGTCTTGAACTGCATCTCCTGCAGGGCGACGGCATCTCCCAAATGGGCAATCGTGAAAGTCCGCTCCTCCTTGTTCAGCCCCTCCGTTACCAGCGTGTGCACATCGTAATATCCGTTCCCCATGGGAAGGTCGAACCTCTCCCTGCTGTCGGACTCCTCGATGATTGTCTCGTACTGCTCTTTCAATTCCTGCAGCTTGTATGCATAGGAAACATAGGACAGGAAACTGTCCCTGTCGTACTCATCACCGTTCTCCATAGTGAGCATGTCGCCGTCGACGGACGCCACGGTCAGATCGACCGTTTCCTCCATCAGGACGAGCATCTTCAGAGCGACGGCTGTATTCCCTTGTTCGTCTATCTTCCCGACGGTCATCAGCCTCTCGGTGGTGTTGGCATCTCCCCCTGTCTGGACGTCCACCCTCTTGAGTTCCGTACCCTCGGTTATATCCGAAGGGGAGACCGGCTTGGTGAGATCCACCGTCGTCGAGACCAATGACCTCACATAATGCAGGGAATAGTAGTCCTCCTCCTCGTAGACGGGGACGTCCGACCCTTTGGCAAGATACACTAGGGTATCGTCGGAATGGAAGGTGCGGCATTCGAGGTCCGATCCCTTGTAGGGGTAGAGCGCATCCTCCCCCTGCGCCATCTGCGACACATCGTAATGCAGGAAGCGGTTGTAGAACTGATTCACATTCATCTCCATATCGTATGCGATGTGCTGCTCGGCATA encodes:
- a CDS encoding acyl--CoA ligase; protein product: MNLQTASSEKLITHLEDRPRFSCHVGSVPPTADFSLLELSARCLKKLTCCRETINELDRYTTETLLRGNLLTTKKSNITKRIESGEIADQPCWSFIKEMNSVSKERLDNVALTDGYRQYTYRQMFRAWERYAEAFSGLGLTGENRSRVGIISVPLPETIFALYGLNMTGASVSLIYHLDLYDEKQIYSMIEREKITDLIISEVFAFPNVMKRLLEDKERLGIENIILLPSPMGGEYAIPAFEMVRKLNKTLCGELSDIILMEDLLEKYEAYPISNSKKAGPIILHTTGTVSGMHKPVPLSNKAINTVVLSIRQARLEHDDFKVIPEHVVTTVPFYLSWAYFMIDSLHTALSWGAEIICLPMASMNPHYSEAIERYKVNVLFTGMILFDTWNKFRPKMDLSELKLVIMGGTYISPEYKKELNAYLRSCGSEARFINGYGLSELGGACIVCPSSREDDAIGYLLPGFKAKIYVEDEKRYYDVSDGPRTGVLLLSSPTMSDGKLDNTMFFDLEKVDGEMYFNSHDLVKVAEDGCMTCIGRSNNYFVNNAGIRFDAGLVETAVTKQPGIRFCALAPEFHKVLHDNIPILYVEMKDQDGDRLTTLRDALVQVFIKDELISNTNLPSQVVFLDKMPLNSNGKVDAKMLKSGLVTGVRYSIKPAYVDDLLVDIVLVPAAEGEFATVGAGVPQELEEDSYKILAEFFAAIPEMKEGGMLKALNIPGLRELIMKLTDFDVDNIPQSLWNLAPKLFKMVYMDHLMPLMKEINQLEDAISSSGMMSPPMMPPMPFMPLPGFGPKMPDFNADMENLWNPIIKMQKPPMMPGFPPFPFFPMPMGPTVTKEDDDAEKKAKKSSAKKAAKPKPKATVDGKTKKAKKA
- a CDS encoding flavodoxin family protein, translated to MSRKVVAVNGSPRSGWNTDMLINEAAKGAESKGAAVDKFDLYKLDSYTGCISCFGCKRKAHEGECVVKDGLKPVLDSIREADGLIIGAPNYFGDLCAQFKTFYERLVFPYLTYNKEHPCCNTRRIPVLLIMTSNAPSGFYDEMLEKYRSTLDSFIGPTKVLVVGETLQVKDYSKFDWTFFDAEQRIERREKVFPGELRTAFAMGENLLG